The Fusobacterium periodonticum 1_1_41FAA genomic sequence TTTCTAAAGTGATAGGGCTATTTATAGTAAGCATTTGTCCTTTTAAAAATAACTTTTTAATGATTTCTCCACTATTTACCCCTAATTTTTCAGCAAAATCACCAAGTGTTAATTCCCCTCTAAACTTAATTATTTTTATTCCATCTTCTTCAACTACGTCTGGAGTTGCTTCAACAGTCTTTAAAACGAAGTCTGTTCTTCTACCTTTTTTCTTTTTACTCTTGTTTTTATGGCTATTTCCATCTTCATCAAAAGTAATGTTATTGTTTTTCTTAGTTTTTTGTTGAATTTTAGGTTTTTTATTATTTTTTTGCCCTTCTTCAACCTCATCTTCTTCATCTATTATTTTTCTAATTGGTTTTTCTTCTTTTTTCTCTTTATACATCTTTACTGGTTCCACTGTTTCTACTTTTAACATATTCATTTTTGCAAAATAATCATCAATTTTTTTAACTTGATCTTCATCTAAATTAGATAGGTGAGATGTTACGCTTACGCCTATGTCTTTTTTTAGTATTTCTAAGAATTCTTTATTCTTAAGCTCGTATTTTTTAGCTAATTCATGAACTCTAACTTTCATTTTATCACCCTCCTTAATCTTCTATCAATCCTCTTGCCATCTTTTTATCTTTTATTCCAATGACAGTTATTTCTTCTTTATTAAATATTTTTCCTAATTCTTCCATAGTTCCTGCTGTAACATATGGTATTTTTAACTCACTTATTCTTCTCAGTATCTTTTCCTCATTCTTTTTAGAAATATCCTGTGCTAGAACTATAAAGTGTATATGCTCAATATTTTCAAAAAGTAAGTTTATTCCAAAAACTAATTCTCCTGAATTTTTCATTGAATTTAAGATATTTAAATAATTTTTATTAGCTTTATTTATAATACTCAGCATAGCCATTAAATCTTGGCTATCTAACTTTACTTTATTATGTTTAGCCAGTCTTCCTAAACAAGTTAAAGACTTGCAAACATA encodes the following:
- a CDS encoding DUF448 domain-containing protein, coding for MSNTHIPERTCVLCRAKKDKSKLFRLAKVKEGFYEFDKEQKKQTRAVYVCKSLTCLGRLAKHNKVKLDSQDLMAMLSIINKANKNYLNILNSMKNSGELVFGINLLFENIEHIHFIVLAQDISKKNEEKILRRISELKIPYVTAGTMEELGKIFNKEEITVIGIKDKKMARGLIED